GAGAAGGGATGCCCATACAGACTAATTCAGCAGGCAGTCTGTGGATAGGCACTCAGTTCCCCCGATGTCGACGCACGGCTACTGCTCCAGTTCACTGCTGCGGAGTATCAGTCAcagcttcccatccttctcctccagctgagatgtctaAATCTTTGGGCCTCAAAGACTTTGACTCGAGTGTGATGGGTCCACTCATGTCCAGCtgtcttgacggctgtttctgtGATTAGCAGCACTTGGAAATGTCCACGCCACTTTGCCACCagtggtgcttctttccactctttaACTAGGACTCAGTCTCTTGGTTCTCACTTGTCCAAAGGCAGAGTCTGTGCCAGCTGAGTTTCCTGTCAAAGAGATTTTACAAGAGACAGTATCCAGGCCAAATTGTTCTAAATATACATCACTTTACTCCTGTCCCAGGCCAAGAATTACAGGGATAGGGAATTCtaaacatcaattcaaagggagatagttgaatatGTCTCTTGGGTCTGGCCCTTACTCTTGCTAAAGCCAGTGTCAAGAGCTGCACCCATGGCATATCAGTTTCTATCACCAGCTTCAGAAGATGCTTCTTTATTTCCCCATTCATCTTTTCAACTTGGCCTGATCTTGTtctaaaaaatactttaataactgaccctgtAGTTGCGTAAATGCCTGGGAACACTTCTGGCTACTCATAATTGACATACTATTactaaaagatatttaaatcttgCCACCAGGGGCATTCCAGTGAAATCTACCTGGTATCTCTGGAAGGGAGGGTACCGACCAAAGCCTTCTCCCTCTGGCAAATTTCTTTGTAACTCTGTTATTTGTTTTAGCACAGATCAAACAAACCCTAAAAGCTCACTTTGCCAGAGCAAAAAGACCTACAGCAGCACACGTCTTGAGGAAGGTCTCTGTCATCTTTCAGGAGCCTCGGCACCTCCCTCATGAAGCTGCTTTAACAACTGCAAGGTCAGAGCTCTCAGCATCTACTGCTCACCATCTTTTGCAAACCAACCACCCTGCTTTTCCTCTGCCCCACTCTTCACAACTATCTCAAGtttttccagtggaaaagaCAACCTTTCTGGCAAGGGGGCAGTcactgggagcaagggaagtaTCCCAGAAACTTGTGGCAACAATGCAGCTTTCCAAGCTTCTCCATCAGCCAGTCTGCTTCTCCTTGCCTCTTCtgagcaccctgcctggtgccTTCTAATGTGCATCATTGCTACCTCTTTTGGCAAATTCACCACCTCCAATAGGCAGGAGATTAAGTTCTCATGAGACAACATCTTTCttctgcaggttaataaacctctctctttcCACAGTTTCTCAAATGCATGTATCACcccatatgcatatttagaatcagtaaaaacatttactgtcttgtctcaGTATAATTCACAGCCTTTCACAAGCGCATACAACTCTGCTgtctgagctgaccaggtgGGTGGTAATCTTCCCCCttcctttaattgctttccattcacGACAGAGTATCTTGTAAATCCTCTTCCTTCTATCACCCTTGAAGACTCatcaataaaaacattttccccCTCAGGCCATGGAATGTCTCGCAAATCATTTCTTGCCCTAGTTTTcagatctattacttgaatacagtcatggaatttgccttggctcccctcttcagggccattcaaacaggaggctgggttaaaatCTTCTTcgcttttaaattctaaatcttCTTGTTCTAATAAACAAGACTCATATTGCAATAACCGAGAGCTGGTCAtccacttagaggctctctcagttaacaaagctttaatctgatgtgaaactttaacaatcagataacccccccttgtcagctttcgggcctcagccaccatcagagctgtggctgaacAGTTCTGCAGACAATGGGGCCAGCGTCTGGCCACTAGGtctaaacttttagaaaaataggCAACAGGTCTCTGTGTTCCCTCATGCTCTTGAACCGAAATTCTTTTTGCATGACCTTGTTTAACATCCACATAtaattcaaattcttttttaGCATCTGGAAGAGCTAAGACTGGGGCATTAaccaatttgtcttttaattttttttttttacgcTTCGCTCTCCTTCTGGTGTCCATACCACAACATTAGGACTGTCTTGTGTTAAAAAGCTGTATAAAGGTCTGGCCACAACAGAAAAGTCTTCTATCTATACTCGGCAGTATCCCACCAACCCTAAAAACTGTCATAACTCCCTTTTTGTTTGGGGTAATGGTACTTGTGGAATTCCTTGTATTCTTTCTGGATCAATACACCATAACCCTCCAGTTAAAATATATCTCTAATATTTGACCTTTTTCACTACTAactgtgctttcttttcagACACTTTAAGTCtatttttttagcaagaaaCTTAAGCATTTTCACAGTAGCTCTTTTAACCATCTCCTCCTGTTCCCCTGATAAcagcaaatcatccacatactgcaacaacttaaCCTCTGAGGGTGGAGCAAACTGtcctaacatttttcttttgcgAAGTTTgcccaaacaaaacaggtgactTTGTATAAACATGATCTAGTTCAGCAGCAAGTAATGCTACTGCTTCAAGCCAATCAcattacatttctttattttttagtaaCTAACCACTCCCCATCTCAATTTTTGCATCAAGTCCATCTTAGGTATAGGtaggtgactaacaaattaacttccATTAAGCAAactctaatatttataacattttataacctttaacatttaaaacttttattaaggaaagaaaacaaaatactttcctttaaagttttcccaTAACTTCCACAGAGGAAGTGCATGACAAATACCCAGGCCTTCCATAGGACACTATCTTCACAAGGTTGCagctacagaatttgctttaggTCTACAACAAACTACAGACTGGTTGGGGTGTTCTCCACAAGGTGTGAGTTGCAGGATTGGCTtcataactgaaatttgccaattctggctttttacaacaaaacatacaaaaagcagagtGTTATTGATTATATTGATTAATAAGAGTCAAATTAGCAGCTaattaacaaattttattaatcatAGCAGCAAAACAAGGAGGCAATGCAGCGCTGGGCGACAGGGGGTTCTCCGTCCCGCCAACTGCCGCGCATACTGAGGTTCCAGTCAGTCTTTTTAAGATGTTTACGAGCCTTTTGCGCATGCTTCGGGGTTGTTGTTGGAACATCTTGCTTCACTTCTGTTCTTCTTCCTGGAAAGTCCCACACCTGGTCTGTACGAAAACAACCCCGACCACAACTTGCGAAAAGCCTTCCACATTAGCTTGCgaaggaaaagagagcaaaaaaaagaaaaaaaccaactaacCACATCCTGATTAACTGACGAACATCATCCCAGTTAATCCCAGTTAATGAACAAACATAATTCATAACAGTCCCCCCTTTTTATCTAGGACAATTCTTTGCTTTGTTCATTAAACCTTTTTAGTTCTTGTCTACTCCATTCTAACTCTTCTTCATCCGGGCCTAGGTTGATGGGTTCATATTTTGCCCGTATTAACATCAGATGAGCTGCTTCTAGTCTTTTTCTAACAATagctattattttattaaagatgCAGGGACCAAGAGTTAATGCTAGAACAAATATAAGCACTGGTCCAGCTATTGTTGACAGAAGGGTGGTAAGCCAGGGAGACTGATTGAACCATTTGTGATACCAACTCTGGTGAGATTCTCTTTCGCGTTCCCTTTGCTCAAGTTGCTTCCTAAGCTCAGCCATAGTGTCTACTGCCACCCCTGTCGAATCCACATAGGTACAACATTGTTCCTTCAAGGCTATACATAATCCTCCCTGTTGTATTAACAGAAGGTCTAATCCTCTCCTATTTTGTAGGACTACTTCTGATAAAGACCGTACTGATTTGGTAAGAGCATCAATAGCTCTTTCTATTTTTAGCAAATCTTCGTCCACTGATTTTCTCAATGTTGTTAGTCCAGCTCCTTGGGATACTAGAGAAGCTATAcctgttcctgctccagctcctcctatTGTTAACAGTAATGCAATCGTAAGTGCTGTAAATGGTTCTCTTTTTACTAAATGATGTTTTTCTGTCTCGTGATGGTCTAGTACATATTCTTTGAGATGGTATATAATTCGAGGGACAATGATTACTTGTATACAGTATTCAGATTTTTCATCGAATACTGTGGTGGACAAGCATGGTGTTAACCCTAACTTGGAGCATATCCATTTATTATTATAAGCTGGCACTAACCAATTAGCGACCTccttcttctgtatttttatagttttattaCACAAGTACTTTTGCTCTGGAGGGATAGCTCCTATACATAACCCCTGTCCGGTAACTTGCATTATTGTAATCCCTGGGGTTCCTTTTTCCCGATTCCATAAACACTCTCTGGGGTTAGTTCCGTTCCTCCTTCTTATATTAGCTACTGACCCTATTGCTTCATAAAATGGAGGACGAATGTCATAACATAGCCAGCATTCTTTAGTTAATTCAGGATGGGTTtgatttaaaacattaaagCTAGCTTGCATAATCTTCCAAAAAGTATCATATGCTTCAGGGGGTGAATGTTCTGTGGGTAGCATCATGATATCTTTTTCTTTAGATATACTATAGGTGGTATTACCGCTAGATGCAGGCTTTTTCTTCTCGGTTTCTCCTTCGATTATGTTTTTCAAGGGTTCATTGGGTCCTATTGCCTCTGGTAAATTATGAGgaatcctttctttctttataagaaagTGTCCTCCTCGATCTTTTCCAGGTTCCCACACTTGTATTCCCCATGTCTTCCCAATAAACCAACCGAGGTCTGCCAATGTTTGAGATTTCACTGTAATTCCTAACCTATCACAAATGCCCTCCTCCGTGCAGGGTAGCCACTTTACAGAAATATATGGATCTGGGCCCCCTCCGGGTGTAAATCCTAATGCCAGGGTCTCACAACCCCAATATCCACAATAGAATTCTCCGGGATAATTGCAATATCCTTTCCCAGGATTCGAAGCTGGGCATATATAGATTGGTCGTCTTGGTGGACCTTTTGCAACTAACTCAAGAAACTGACTTGGCTGATCTATTGAAAGTAACTCAAAAAGCCGGCATTCGAAAGTGGGCGCCCCTGAACTGATTACCGATTGAATTACTTTCTGCTCTTCTTCCCTAATTAGGGACCACTCAAAGGGTTCATGCGTAACTCTATCATTCCCATAAACTCCCAATAGATTCCAAAACAATATCCAGGATAACAAAAGACCCATGGCTTTCCCATTCCAGTAATGGGGATCCCACCTCTTAGAGAAGTTATTCCCACTCTTGGGGCATCTCCTGGACCATAATATTGTGATCCCATTGACAACCGGAGAATTCCCTCCACTGTTTACTTCCCCTCTTCCTCGCCCGTCGACTCGGTTGCTTCGAGCCACGGGGTaaaccatcttctcggcagcaagagaATTCTTCAGGAGGGAACTGTCTCCCTGTCTGTGTGAGCCTCAGTCTATAAGATTGCCAATTACAATTCTTCACCTCCGGGGCTTTGCAGCTCGCTGATGCCACCCTTCGGCGACACAGTCCTGCCACTAGTCGGGCCACAAAGGGTCGAGGCTCGTTCGGGTGATAACAGTATAGGTCCGGATTTACCCCCTTTGTAAATATATTCCACCACTCGGCCGATCCTTTTTCTAGGTCTCCTGTTTTGACTCTTTGAGCTAATACCCAATCAGTTAATTCTCGCTGGAATGTCCAGCACGGCCGGCACACTCCTCGAGGGGGATGTCCGTTTCTGCAATGGGTCCACCACTTTTCCTTACaaactaaacaaataaaacaaacaaatggataGCAATTTCCCCCACAACTAATATCGGTGCATGTTACACCCACATCTTTGTTATAAATGTTTCCTTGCTCATTAAATTTAAGTGCCTTAGACAGGTGTTTAATTACAAAAGTTCTATTTTGGTTGCTCTTGCTCATTAAACTCTGAAATTTTAATGTCCCTTATTATTGCCGTGGTCTCTTGGACAATTTAACCTTCAAGTCTCCTGCAGGACTAGTGACCATCCACTCTCTATTGCTCACTGGTCCTTTAATACGGCTGGCATGAGTCCATCCCTTCTCAGCAGTTCGGATAGCTGTGTTGGTGGTCAAAAGCACCAGGTACGGTCCTTCCCAGCGAGGTTGTAGAGTGGTCTCTTTCCACGTTTTTATGGGAACCCAATCCCCTGGCTTGACCTGATGTAATGTAATATCAAGAGGAGGTCTCTGGGTTAGTTGCCCTTTTCTCCAAAGTTCCTGGCGATACTGCATCAGTTTATGAATATACGTGTGAGTAATTTTATCTGAGATTCCCGGGTGGTTCATAGGGATTCCTGCATCATAGGGCATTccatataacatttcaaagggAGATATTCCTATGTCAGCTCTGGGTTGGGCTCTAATATTCAACAATGCTAAAGGAATACATTTAATCCATGAGAGTTTAGTCTCAagcattaattttgttaattgttTCTTAAGTTCTCCATTCATTCGTTCTACTAGACCTGAACTTTGTGGATGCCACGGAGTGTGTTCTTCCCATCTTATTCCCAGGGCTTCCACCAGATTCTTTATGATTTTAGATGTAAAATGTGGTCCTTGATCCGAATCAATAACTTCGGTTATTCCATATCTGGGGATTATATGTTCTAATAAAACCTTTGTTACTGTCTGTGAGGTGGCCCTGGTGGTTGGGAAGGCTTCTACGAAATGTGTAAGATGGTCTACAATGACTAGAATATATTTATACCTCCCTACTTTGGGGAGTTCTGTAAAATCGATTTGAACTTTAGAAAATGGTCTCACTGCTAAGGGTCTTCCCCCCATTGGCATTTGTCTCCGTACAGCTCTATTAACTTTTAGGCATGTGGGGCATCCCTGAGTAATATATTTTGCCAGATCATGTAGTcctatacacatatatttagCCGCAAAATGGTCTATTAGGGCTTGGCTACCCCAATGTGTCTGTTTATGTAGATTGTCTAGAATCTGAAAAGCTATTGACTTTGGTAACACTTTTCTTCCATCAGGTAAATGCCAGttcccttctttatttttagtgcACCCCATTTGAGCAAgtttctgttcctcttttggGGTGAGTACAAAAATTTTCAATTCGGGTACCGAGGGCcccattcccttttcctttaaCACTAGTTCTCGTAATGCTGCCTGTTTAGCTTCCTGATCTGCCGCattatttccccttgttttgTAATCTACccccttctggtgtccttttaGGTGTACTACAGCTAATTTTACAGGTCCTCGCAAAGCAActaaaactgcttttattaacTCCTGATGAATCAAATCTTTCCCTTGTGAGTTGATTAATCCCCTttcttcccagatttttccgAAAGTATGTATTACCCCATAACTATATTTAGAGTCCGTGTAAATTGTCTCAACCTTTCCCTTTAATCTCTTTAGAGCTCGTAGGACAGCATATAGTTCACAAGCTTGTGCTGACCAAGAACTGTTCAATGGTCCTGATTCTAGAATCTCCAATGTCTTCCCATCTATAACTGCGtatcctgattttcttttcccttcaatCACTCTGGAAGAACCATCTACGAAGATTCTCTCCCCATCGTCTAATTCTTCTTCTTCCAGGTCGGGTCTAATCTTTGTCTGTTCTTCAATGGTCTGAAGACAATTATGTGTTAGTTCTGACTCTTCAGACCCTCCATATAAAAATTGGGCAGGGTTTTGGAGGCTCGTTGTTTCTAAAGTTAAATTCGGAGCTTCCAATAAAATTCCCTCATATTTAAGTAGACGGGAGTCTGATAtccatttctcagctttctgctGCAACACACCCCGGATATTATGAGGGGACAACACTTTTATGCAactattaaaggtgatttttctgGCCTCTTCTACTAATAAGGCACATCCTACGATCACTTGCAAACAGGTAGGCCATCCTCTACTTACGGGATCTAATAACTTTGACAAATAGCCTACTGGCTTCTTCTTCCCAGCCCATTCTTGGGTCAGGACCCCATATGCTGTGCCATCACtcacatttataaataaataaaaaggccGATTCAAATCCGGCAGACTTAAAACTGGGGCGTTTATCAGATCTTCTCGTAATGCCTGAAGGTTTTCCTCACCTTGCTGAGTCCAAGTAATTAAACCCCCGAGAGTCAAtttatgatataaaaatttaactttactGCTGTAGTTTTCGATCCATTGCCGACAATATCCCATTAGGCCCAGGATTTGTCtaatttgccttttatttttaggaggTGGTAATGACAAGATTCCTTTTATGCGTTCGGggtctattttcttttctcctttgttgATGTAATGTCCTAAATATCGTACTTCCTCTTCTACAAATTGTAGTTTGATTTTTGATACTTTGAGACCTTTTAATCCCAAGAAATTAAGGAGTTTGATACTCTCTCTTCTGAcctgttcttcctctttccctgcaATCAATAAGTCATCTACATATTGAATAAGAGTAATACCTGAAGCAGGCTTGTATTCCTGCAAAATGTGTTCTAGTGCttgtccaaataaattggggGACTCAGTAAAGCCCTGAGGTAAAACCGTCCACCTCAgttgttgttttctcccagtATCAGGATcctcccattcaaatgcaaagtaATCTCTGCATGTTTCATCTAAGGGACAGGCCCAAAATGCATCCTTTAAATCAATCACACTATACCATAGATTTTCAGGGCCTGATTTAGTTAGCAACGTATAGGGATTGGCCACTACGGGAAACCGAGAAAtagttcttttatttatttcccgcAAATCGTGTACTAATCGATATGTCCCATTAGGCTTCTTTACCGGCAAGATGGGAGTATTAAATGGGGACATGCAAGGTTCTAATAGTCCTTGATTTATAAGTCTCtctatttctggttttaatcccttccttccttctagTGAAATAGGGTATTGTTTGATTTTAATTGGAAGTTCcgggtttttaatttttaccgTAAAAGGGGGTATCTCTAGTCGCCCTACAGTCTCCGGGGTATACCAAACCTCAGGGTTA
This genomic window from Poecile atricapillus isolate bPoeAtr1 chromosome 20, bPoeAtr1.hap1, whole genome shotgun sequence contains:
- the LOC131586771 gene encoding endogenous retrovirus group S71 member 1 Env polyprotein-like, with the protein product MVYPVARSNRVDGRGRGEVNSGGNSPVVNGITILWSRRCPKSGNNFSKRWDPHYWNGKAMGLLLSWILFWNLLGVYGNDRVTHEPFEWSLIREEEQKVIQSVISSGAPTFECRLFELLSIDQPSQFLELVAKGPPRRPIYICPASNPGKGYCNYPGEFYCGYWGCETLALGFTPGGGPDPYISVKWLPCTEEGICDRLGITVKSQTLADLGWFIGKTWGIQVWEPGKDRGGHFLIKKERIPHNLPEAIGPNEPLKNIIEGETEKKKPASSGNTTYSISKEKDIMMLPTEHSPPEAYDTFWKIMQASFNVLNQTHPELTKECWLCYDIRPPFYEAIGSVANIRRRNGTNPREKQSRISAVKIKQARQPTDITLRPPHRPANRPGLLLL